One window from the genome of Salvia miltiorrhiza cultivar Shanhuang (shh) chromosome 7, IMPLAD_Smil_shh, whole genome shotgun sequence encodes:
- the LOC130992007 gene encoding laccase-4 isoform X2, which translates to MHGIRQLRTGWADGPAYITQCPVQPGESYVYNFTVSEQRGTLLWHAHILWLRATIHGAIIVLPNHAQPYPFPKPHKEEVLLLGEWWKSDVEAVIDEAMASGNAPNVSDAHTINGHPGPRSDCLGQGGYKLVVMPAKTYLLRIINAALNTELFFKIAAHNLTVVEVDAAYVKPFATDTILLAPGQTTNVLLTTDQPTARYQITASPFKSSPVTIDNTTATATVIYAGTSASAATILADRPPQNATPIAAAFTQSLRGLNSAAYPSRVPLRIDHSLLFTIGLGLADCPGCANSLRLRVVADINNVTFVMPRIALLNAHFFGIGGVFTDDFPARPAAPYDYTGAKQPENLRTMMGTRLYRLAYNSTVQVVLQGTGMLFPENHPIHLHGSNFFAVGKGLGNFNPDKDPKGFNLVDPVERNTIAVPSGGWVAIRFRADNPGVWFLHCHLEVHTSWGLKMAFVVDNGKGPNESLLPPPNDLPKC; encoded by the exons AT GCACGGAATAAGGCAACTCCGGACCGGGTGGGCGGATGGACCGGCTTACATAACCCAATGTCCGGTCCAACCGGGTGAAAGCTATGTGTATAATTTTACAGTAAGTGAGCAGCGAGGCACGCTTCTGTGGCACGCACACATACTATGGCTTAGAGCTACCATTCATGGCGCCATTATTGTCCTTCCCAACCATGCCCAGCCTTATCCCTTTCCTAAGCCCCACAAGGAGGAGGTCCTACTACTAG GGGAATGGTGGAAATCAGATGTGGAAGCAGTTATAGATGAAGCAATGGCTTCAGGAAATGCCCCCAATGTTTCAGATGCTCACACAATCAACGGTCATCCTGGTCCCAGGTCCGATTGTCTTGGACAAG GAGGATACAAGCTAGTAGTTATGCCCGCCAAAACATATCTCCTTAGGATAATCAACGCCGCTTTGAACACGGAGCTCTTCTTCAAAATCGCCGCCCACAACCTCACGGTGGTCGAGGTTGACGCCGCCTATGTCAAGCCCTTCGCCACCGACACCATACTGCTCGCCCCCGGCCAGACCACCAACGTCCTCCTCACCACCGATCAGCCTACAGCTAG GTACCAAATCACGGCCTCCCCTTTCAAGTCCTCTCCGGTCACGATCGACAACACCACCGCCACGGCCACCGTGATCTACGCCGGGACCTCGGCCTCCGCCGCCACAATCCTGGCGGACCGGCCACCGCAGAACGCGACGCCGATCGCCGCTGCCTTCACACAGTCCCTCCGCGGCCTCAACTCCGCCGCGTACCCGTCCCGGGTCCCCCTCCGGATCGACCACTCCCTGCTCTTCACGATCGGCCTCGGCCTCGCGGACTGCCCCGGCTGCGCCAACAGCCTCCGCCTCCGCGTGGTGGCGGACATCAACAACGTCACGTTCGTGATGCCGAGGATCGCGCTCCTCAACGCGCACTTCTTCGGAATCGGCGGCGTCTTCACCGACGACTTCCCCGCGAGGCCGGCGGCGCCGTACGACTACACCGGAGCGAAGCAGCCGGAGAACCTGCGGACGATGATGGGGACGAGGCTGTACAGACTGGCGTACAATTCGACGGTGCAGGTGGTGCTGCAGGGCACCGGCATGCTCTTCCCGGAGAATCACCCGATCCATTTGCACGGATCCAATTTCTTCGCTGTGGGCAAGGGTTTGGGCAATTTCAACCCGGATAAGGATCCGAAAGGATTCAACCTTGTTGACCCGGTCGAGAGGAATACCATTGCTGTTCCATCGGGAGGATGGGTTGCCATCAGATTCAGAGCTGATAATCCAg GAGTATGGTTTTTGCATTGCCACCTAGAAGTGCACACGTCATGGGGGCTTAAGATGGCATTTGTAGTGGACAATGGGAAAGGGCCCAATGAGTCTCTTCTGCCACCTCCAAATGATTTGCCCAAATGTTAA
- the LOC130992007 gene encoding laccase-4 isoform X1 encodes MAAWLRFLLLLITILLPTMVESEVRRYKFNVVMKNSTKLCSSKQVVTVNGRFPGPNIYAREGDTLLIKVVNHVNYNMTIHWHGIRQLRTGWADGPAYITQCPVQPGESYVYNFTVSEQRGTLLWHAHILWLRATIHGAIIVLPNHAQPYPFPKPHKEEVLLLGEWWKSDVEAVIDEAMASGNAPNVSDAHTINGHPGPRSDCLGQGGYKLVVMPAKTYLLRIINAALNTELFFKIAAHNLTVVEVDAAYVKPFATDTILLAPGQTTNVLLTTDQPTARYQITASPFKSSPVTIDNTTATATVIYAGTSASAATILADRPPQNATPIAAAFTQSLRGLNSAAYPSRVPLRIDHSLLFTIGLGLADCPGCANSLRLRVVADINNVTFVMPRIALLNAHFFGIGGVFTDDFPARPAAPYDYTGAKQPENLRTMMGTRLYRLAYNSTVQVVLQGTGMLFPENHPIHLHGSNFFAVGKGLGNFNPDKDPKGFNLVDPVERNTIAVPSGGWVAIRFRADNPGVWFLHCHLEVHTSWGLKMAFVVDNGKGPNESLLPPPNDLPKC; translated from the exons atggctgCCTGGCTACGATTCTTGTTGCTGCTGATCACTATTTTACTGCCTACAATGGTGGAATCGGAGGTTCGTCGATATAAATTCAAT GTGGTGatgaaaaactcaacaaaattATGCTCAAGCAAGCAAGTAGTGACTGTTAATGGACGTTTTCCCGGTCCAAACATCTACGCCAGAGAAGGCGACACTCTATTAATCAAAGTCGTCAATCACGTTAATTATAATATGACTATCCACTG GCACGGAATAAGGCAACTCCGGACCGGGTGGGCGGATGGACCGGCTTACATAACCCAATGTCCGGTCCAACCGGGTGAAAGCTATGTGTATAATTTTACAGTAAGTGAGCAGCGAGGCACGCTTCTGTGGCACGCACACATACTATGGCTTAGAGCTACCATTCATGGCGCCATTATTGTCCTTCCCAACCATGCCCAGCCTTATCCCTTTCCTAAGCCCCACAAGGAGGAGGTCCTACTACTAG GGGAATGGTGGAAATCAGATGTGGAAGCAGTTATAGATGAAGCAATGGCTTCAGGAAATGCCCCCAATGTTTCAGATGCTCACACAATCAACGGTCATCCTGGTCCCAGGTCCGATTGTCTTGGACAAG GAGGATACAAGCTAGTAGTTATGCCCGCCAAAACATATCTCCTTAGGATAATCAACGCCGCTTTGAACACGGAGCTCTTCTTCAAAATCGCCGCCCACAACCTCACGGTGGTCGAGGTTGACGCCGCCTATGTCAAGCCCTTCGCCACCGACACCATACTGCTCGCCCCCGGCCAGACCACCAACGTCCTCCTCACCACCGATCAGCCTACAGCTAG GTACCAAATCACGGCCTCCCCTTTCAAGTCCTCTCCGGTCACGATCGACAACACCACCGCCACGGCCACCGTGATCTACGCCGGGACCTCGGCCTCCGCCGCCACAATCCTGGCGGACCGGCCACCGCAGAACGCGACGCCGATCGCCGCTGCCTTCACACAGTCCCTCCGCGGCCTCAACTCCGCCGCGTACCCGTCCCGGGTCCCCCTCCGGATCGACCACTCCCTGCTCTTCACGATCGGCCTCGGCCTCGCGGACTGCCCCGGCTGCGCCAACAGCCTCCGCCTCCGCGTGGTGGCGGACATCAACAACGTCACGTTCGTGATGCCGAGGATCGCGCTCCTCAACGCGCACTTCTTCGGAATCGGCGGCGTCTTCACCGACGACTTCCCCGCGAGGCCGGCGGCGCCGTACGACTACACCGGAGCGAAGCAGCCGGAGAACCTGCGGACGATGATGGGGACGAGGCTGTACAGACTGGCGTACAATTCGACGGTGCAGGTGGTGCTGCAGGGCACCGGCATGCTCTTCCCGGAGAATCACCCGATCCATTTGCACGGATCCAATTTCTTCGCTGTGGGCAAGGGTTTGGGCAATTTCAACCCGGATAAGGATCCGAAAGGATTCAACCTTGTTGACCCGGTCGAGAGGAATACCATTGCTGTTCCATCGGGAGGATGGGTTGCCATCAGATTCAGAGCTGATAATCCAg GAGTATGGTTTTTGCATTGCCACCTAGAAGTGCACACGTCATGGGGGCTTAAGATGGCATTTGTAGTGGACAATGGGAAAGGGCCCAATGAGTCTCTTCTGCCACCTCCAAATGATTTGCCCAAATGTTAA
- the LOC130992008 gene encoding uncharacterized protein LOC130992008: MALLPSKGVVISVPTLILSAAAFAILLFFLLSATSPPAAPCSCPIPTGDYSSKVGGQRVTTSAEDIDWLKSRVEANGLHMQQNILRKGINPRTRQQQLQDLLQFKGISHYEGEDANNHTALPCPGELLVEEHHSNYGEPWAGGRDVFEFLAESAHLTPNSRVLEIGCGTLRVGLHFIRYLDPENFHCLERDELSLMAALRYELPSQGLLYKRPLIVRGEDMDFSKFGSDTVYDLIYASAVFLHMPDKLVWTGLERLVGRLKPLEGRIFVSHNVKFCSRLGGEECTKRLTNLGLEYKGKHTHDSLLFNHYEIWFEFRRFKA, from the coding sequence ATGGCACTGCTTCCGTCAAAGGGAGTGGTGATTTCAGTTCCCACCCTCATTCTATCAGCTGCAGCTTTTGCAATCCTCCTATTCTTCTTGCTCTCAGCCACCTCGCCCCCCGCTGCTCCTTGCTCTTGCCCCATCCCTACTGGGGACTATAGCAGCAAGGTAGGTGGACAGCGTGTTACAACCTCAGCTGAGGACATAGATTGGTTGAAGAGTCGTGTTGAAGCCAATGGATTACATATGCAGCAGAACATTCTACGCAAGGGCATAAACCCCCGAACTCGTCAACAGCAGCTCCAGGATCTTCTTCAGTTCAAAGGCATATCTCACTATGAAGGAGAAGATGCTAATAACCATACTGCCCTCCCTTGTCCCGGTGAGCTACTTGTAGAAGAACATCACAGCAATTATGGGGAGCCTTGGGCAGGAGGAAGGGATGTGTTTGAATTTCTTGCAGAGTCGGCTCACCTAACACCAAATTCAAGAGTTCTTGAGATCGGGTGTGGCACACTTCGTGTTGGCCTGCATTTCATACGGTACTTAGATCCAGAGAATTTTCATTGCCTAGAAAGGGATGAGCTCTCTCTAATGGCTGCACTACGCTATGAGCTTCCTTCGCAAGGCTTGTTGTATAAGCGGCCTCTGATTGTAAGAGGCGAAGACATGGATTTCAGTAAGTTTGGCTCTGATACTGTGTACGATTTGATATATGCCAGTGCTGTTTTCCTCCATATGCCCGACAAGCTCGTCTGGACTGGTCTGGAGCGGTTAGTTGGTCGGCTGAAGCCTCTAGAAGGTCGAATCTTTGTGTCACATAACGTCAAGTTCTGCTCTCGTCTGGGAGGTGAAGAATGCACGAAAAGGCTGACTAATCTGGGTCTCGAATATAAAGGCAAGCATACACACGATAGTTTGCTCTTCAACCACTATGAGATATGGTTCGAGTTCAGGCGATTTAAGGCTTAA
- the LOC130992011 gene encoding protein NRT1/ PTR FAMILY 8.1-like gives MAEDDNYTKDGTVDYKGKPANRKITGTWRACPFILGNECCERLAYYGMSSNLFLYFTNQLNQHNAVASKNLSNWSGTCYVMPLIGAFLADSYLGRYWTIATFSIIYVIGMTLLTLSAAAPGLRPTCREKDDCYATGSQTAVCFAALYLVALGTGGIKPCVSSYGADQFDDADEVERGHKGSFFNWFYFSINIGALIAGSVLVWIQVNIGWGWGFGVPAAAMAVAVAFFFSGTRLYRYQKPGGSPLTRLCQVVVAAVRKHRVRLPDDKSLLYETIDSESAIVGSRKLDHTNQLRYFDRAAVEIESDLIKESINPWRLCTVTQVEELKGILRLLPVWATGIIFSTVYGQMGNLFLLQAEYMDARLTPHFTIPEASLSIFDTLSVIFWVPVYDRLIIPAARRLTGRPTGLTQLQRIGVGLFISVFAMLSAGILEIYRLRVVRRHGAYEAKGGPGAVSIFWQVPQYFIIGCAEVFTNIGQLEFFYEQAPDSMRSLCAALSLTTTALGSYLSALLVAVVTEASTRGGPPGWIPDNLNYGRLHYFFLLLAGLSVLNLGAFVVVAMRYTYKKALTR, from the exons ATGGCGGAGGACGATAACTACACCAAAGATGGCACCGTCGACTACAAGGGCAAACCGGCCAACAGGAAGATAACAGGAACTTGGAGGGCCTGCCCCTTCATTCTTG GAAATGAATGTTGTGAGAGATTAGCCTACTATGGAATGAGCAGCAACCTCTTTCTCTATTTCACCAACCAACTCAATCAACACAACGCCGTCGCCTCCAAAAACCTCTCTAATTGGTCCGGCACTTGCTACGTCATGCCGTTAATCGGAGCCTTTCTCGCCGATTCCTATCTCGGCCGCTACTGGACCATCGCCACCTTCTCCATCATCTACGTCATC GGAATGACACTTTTGACCCTGTCGGCCGCGGCGCCGGGCCTAAGGCCGACGTGTCGCGAGAAAGACGACTGCTACGCGACGGGCTCGCAGACCGCAGTCTGCTTCGCGGCATTGTACCTCGTGGCGCTGGGCACGGGCGGGATCAAGCCGTGCGTCTCATCGTACGGCGCGGATCAATTCGACGATGCTGATGAGGTGGAGAGGGGTCACAAGGGCTCCTTCTTCAACTGGTTCTATTTCTCGATCAATATCGGCGCGCTGATTGCGGGATCGGTTCTTGTTTGGATTCAAGTCAACATCGGGTGGGGGTGGGGATTCGGTGTTCCCGCGGCGGCCATGGCCGTGGCCGTCGCGTTTTTCTTCTCCGGTACTCGGTTGTACCGGTACCAGAAGCCCGGCGGCAGCCCCCTAACGCGGCTGTGCCAGGTGGTGGTGGCCGCCGTCAGGAAACATCGCGTTCGATTGCCTGATGACAAGTCGCTTCTTTATGAGACGATTGATTCGGAGTCTGCGATAGTAGGCAGCCGAAAACTCGACCACACTAACCAGCTACG TTACTTCGACAGGGCGGCAGTGGAGATTGAATCCGATCTCATCAAAGAGTCGATAAACCCATGGCGGCTGTGCACGGTGACGCAAGTGGAGGAGCTGAAGGGAATACTCCGGCTGCTCCCGGTGTGGGCCACGGGAATAATCTTCAGCACGGTGTACGGGCAGATGGGGaacctcttcctcctccaagCCGAGTACATGGACGCCCGACTCACCCCCCACTTCACCATCCCGGAGGCCTCCCTCTCCATCTTCGACACCCTCAGCGTCATCTTCTGGGTCCCCGTCTACGACCGCCTCATCATCCCGGCCGCGCGGAGGCTCACCGGCCGCCCCACCGGCCTCACCCAGCTGCAGCGCATCGGGGTGGGCCTCTTCATCTCCGTATTCGCGATGCTCTCCGCAGGCATCCTCGAGATTTACCGGCTGAGGGTCGTGAGGCGGCACGGCGCCTACGAGGCCAAGGGCGGGCCCGGGGCCGTCTCCATCTTCTGGCAGGTGCCGCAGTATTTCATCATCGGGTGCGCGGAGGTGTTCACCAACATCGGGCAGCTGGAGTTCTTCTACGAGCAGGCGCCAGACTCCATGCGGAGCCTGTGCGCCGCGCTGTCGCTCACCACCACCGCGCTCGGGAGCTACCTGAGCGCGCTGCTGGTGGCGGTCGTGACGGAGGCCAGCACGAGGGGAGGGCCCCCCGGCTGGATACCGGATAACTTGAACTACGGCCGCCTGCATTACTTCTTCTTGCTCTTGGCCGGTTTGAGTGTGCTCAATTTGGGGGCTTTTGTTGTTGTCGCCATGAGGTATACTTACAAGAAAGCGCTCACGAGATGA
- the LOC130992009 gene encoding protein NRT1/ PTR FAMILY 8.2-like — protein MAEDNEYTKDGTVDYRGDPAKRSETGTWKACPYILGNECCERLAYYGMSSNLVVYFKERLNQHNTTASNNVSNWSGTCYITPLIGAFVADAYLGRYYTIASFSIIYVIGMTLLTLSASVPGLRPACHGKDDCHATTMQSVVCFIALYLIALGTGGIKPCVSSFGADQFEDTNEVEKKHKSSFFNWFYFSINIGAMVASSVLVWVQMNVGWGWGFGIPAVTMAIAVAFFFSGTRLYRNQKPGGSPLTRICQVLVASFRKFHVEVPDNEESLYETADADPVIKGSRKLEHTKDLRFLDKAAVQTEPDHIKGAVDPWRLCTVTQVEELKAIIRLLPIWATGIIFATVYGQMGTLFVIQGLTMHTQMGKGGFEIPEASLGIFDTLSVLFWVPIYDRIIVPAARKLTGHKNGITQLQRMGIGLFISIFSMLSAGFLELIRLRYVERHNYYKLDKIDMSIFWQVPQYFIIGCAEVFFFIGQLEFFYEQAPDAMRSLCSALQLTTVALGSYLSTLLVTIVTNISTRHGKLGWIPDNLNYGHLHYFFWLLAGLSALNLGIFIMVAKWYTYKKPLGTLR, from the exons ATGGCGGAAGATAATGAGTATACCAAAGATGGGACGGTTGATTACCGCGGTGATCCTGCAAAGAGGAGCGAGACGGGAACATGGAAAGCCTGCCCTTATATTTTAG GGAACGAATGCTGCGAGCGGTTGGCATACTATGGGATGAGCTCTAATCTGGTGGTTTATTTCAAGGAGCGCCTCAACCAACACAACACCACTGCTTCTAACAATGTCTCCAATTGGTCGGGAACGTGCTACATCACGCCACTCATCGGAGCCTTTGTTGCCGATGCATATCTTGGAAGATATTACACAATTGCATCCTTCTCCATCATATATGTTATC GGGATGACATTATTGACACTATCAGCATCAGTTCCAGGCCTGAGACCAGCTTGCCATGGGAAAGATGATTGCCACGCGACGACCATGCAATCTGTAGTTTGTTTCATTGCACTCTACTTGATAGCCCTCGGGACTGGTGGGATCAAGCCCTGCGTCTCTTCCTTTGGAGCGGATCAATTTGAGGATACTAATGAGGTTGAGAAGAAGCACAAAAGCTCCTTCTTCAACTGGTTCTATTTCTCAATCAATATTGGCGCTATGGTTGCTTCTTCCGTCCTAGTTTGGGTGCAAATGAACGTCGGCTGGGGGTGGGGATTTGGCATCCCTGCAGTGACCATGGCAATAGCTGTTGCGTTTTTCTTCTCAGGCACTCGTTTGTACCGTAATCAGAAACCTGGGGGGAGCCCTCTAACGCGCATCTGCCAAGTACTAGTAGCATCTTTCAGGAAGTTTCATGTTGAAGTTCCTGATAACGAGGAGTCGTTGTACGAAACCGCTGATGCTGATCCTGTAATCAAAGGAAGTCGCAAGCTCGAGCACACCAAAGACCTTCG ATTCCTCGACAAGGCTGCAGTGCAGACGGAGCCAGACCACATAAAGGGTGCGGTGGATCCGTGGAGGCTTTGCACGGTGACACAAGTTGAGGAGCTGAAGGCCATCATACGACTGCTTCCTATATGGGCGACAGGGATCATCTTTGCCACGGTATACGGTCAGATGGGCACTTTGTTTGTGATACAAGGATTAACAATGCATACGCAAATGGGGAAAGGGGGCTTCGAAATCCCAGAAGCATCACTAGGCATTTTCGACACTCTCAGCGTGCTTTTCTGGGTCCCCATATACGACAGAATCATCGTTCCTGCTGCCAGAAAGCTCACAGGCCACAAGAATGGGATTACTCAGCTCCAACGAATGGGAATTGGCCTCTTTATCTCCATCTTCTCCATGCTCTCGGCTGGGTTTCTCGAGCTCATAAGGCTAAGGTATGTGGAGAGGCATAACTACTACAAGCTGGACAAGATAGACATGTCGATTTTCTGGCAGGTTCCTCAATATTTCATCATAGGATGTGCAGAAGTGTTCTTTTTTATAGGACAGCTTGAGTTCTTCTATGAGCAAGCACCCGATGCTATGAGAAGCTTGTGTTCGGCCCTTCAGCTCACGACCGTGGCTCTTGGTAGCTATTTGAGCACTCTGCTGGTGACTATAGTGACCAATATCAGCACGCGCCATGGGAAGCTTGGGTGGATACCTGATAATCTCAACTACGGCCACCTCCACTACTTCTTCTGGCTCCTGGCTGGGCTGAGCGCGCTCAATCTGGGCATCTTCATTATGGTCGCCAAATGGTATACGTACAAGAAGCCACTTGGAACGCTTCGTTGA
- the LOC130992012 gene encoding uncharacterized protein LOC130992012 translates to MPLKRFQKPAFEAEKYLKKIGLGKEDHHFWKQVGKALLKTYALFGVVWFLNETSPFGWWTLKPMPKEEKELAHLYERREFPYPGDAEAMEEFVAKGGMIGTTIGPKGIIETDKDSYNFQKDLQDKKLDQEALKLWVRMRNEVVSELQDKGFDVE, encoded by the exons ATGCCTCTCAAACGATTTCAAAAGCCAG CATTCGAAGCAGAGAAATACCTGAAAAAAATCGGGCTTGGAAAAGAAGATCACCATTTCTGGAAGCAAGTTGGCAAAGCTCTGCTGAAGACGTACGCGCTGTTCGGAGTAGTGTGGTTTCTGAACGAGACGTCGCCGTTTGGGTGGTGGACGCTGAAGCCGATGCCCAAGGAGGAGAAGGAGCTCGCCCACCTCTACGAGCGCCGCGAGTTCCCTTACCCGGGCGACGCAGAGGCCATGGAGGAGTTCGTTGCCAAGGGGGGAATGATCGGAACCACCATCGGCCCAAAAGGGATCATTGAAACGGATAAAGATTCCTACAATTTTCAGAAAGATTTGCAGGACAAGAAGCTGGATCAGGAGGCCTTGAAGCTGTGGGTGAGGATGAGGAATGAGGTTGTAT